In Spirosoma aureum, a single genomic region encodes these proteins:
- a CDS encoding SusD/RagB family nutrient-binding outer membrane lipoprotein, whose protein sequence is MITIKNKVLALSLLTALGFMTSCSDFGNENVTPNAALTPVTSALLTEAITGVPPTTATGALLDGVAGRLTGLAPEPRLFAQYWSQTQYPESSLYSTTFADWSRYYAVTLEDLQTIINYNNDPATKAYVAQFGSNNNQLAIARILKAYMYWVTTDRWGDIPYFGALKQDTQVKYDSQQAIYADLFKELKEASAQFDGGTVFSGDIIYSGSAAKWKKFANSMRMLMALRLTKVDPATAKTEFTAAYADAGGYISANADNALVAYTDANQFRNPDNALFDGRDDYGVSDVLVNKLKDLSDPRLPIYAAPTTAGDYSGLPYGLNRNLLIQYTGANDFSRPGTKILAKTQPGYIITASQMLLAKAEAAVRGWITDDATIAYNAAIRASWEQYGVYDAAKFTAYTTSAKVAPTTADFLAKIGDQRWISLYPNGTEAWTEWRRTGYPDLKPTPYAVNESKQIPRRYGYPNTEPTLNTTAYNEAIGKLTNGDKTSSRVWWDK, encoded by the coding sequence ATGATAACGATAAAAAATAAAGTTCTGGCGCTCAGCCTCCTCACTGCATTGGGTTTTATGACCAGTTGCAGCGATTTTGGTAATGAAAACGTAACGCCCAATGCGGCTCTTACGCCAGTTACGTCGGCTCTGCTAACGGAGGCTATTACGGGCGTTCCACCTACAACCGCAACGGGAGCCTTGTTAGACGGGGTTGCCGGTCGTTTGACGGGATTGGCTCCTGAGCCACGCTTGTTTGCGCAATACTGGTCGCAGACTCAATACCCTGAAAGCTCACTTTACTCGACAACATTTGCTGACTGGAGCCGATACTACGCCGTTACGCTTGAGGATCTGCAAACGATTATCAATTACAATAACGATCCGGCTACGAAAGCCTACGTGGCACAGTTTGGCTCAAACAACAACCAATTGGCCATTGCTCGAATCCTGAAAGCATATATGTATTGGGTAACGACGGATCGTTGGGGCGATATTCCATACTTCGGTGCGTTGAAGCAGGATACCCAGGTTAAATATGATTCGCAGCAGGCCATTTATGCTGACCTCTTCAAGGAACTGAAAGAAGCGTCTGCTCAGTTTGACGGCGGTACTGTGTTCAGCGGGGATATCATCTACAGTGGTAGTGCGGCAAAGTGGAAGAAATTTGCCAATTCGATGCGAATGCTGATGGCTCTTCGACTCACGAAAGTAGATCCGGCTACCGCCAAAACAGAGTTTACGGCTGCGTATGCGGATGCGGGGGGCTACATAAGCGCCAATGCCGATAATGCGCTCGTGGCTTATACCGATGCAAACCAATTCCGGAATCCTGATAACGCCTTGTTCGATGGCCGTGATGATTATGGTGTCAGTGATGTGCTGGTCAATAAGCTGAAAGACCTGAGTGATCCGCGATTACCGATTTATGCCGCACCGACTACGGCTGGTGACTACTCCGGATTGCCTTACGGGCTGAACCGTAACCTGTTGATTCAGTATACAGGGGCGAATGATTTCTCGCGGCCGGGAACCAAAATCCTGGCAAAAACGCAACCGGGCTATATAATTACGGCCTCGCAAATGTTACTTGCCAAGGCAGAAGCAGCCGTTCGGGGCTGGATTACAGATGATGCCACGATTGCCTACAATGCGGCTATTCGGGCATCCTGGGAGCAGTATGGAGTGTATGACGCAGCTAAGTTCACGGCTTATACGACCAGTGCAAAAGTTGCCCCAACAACAGCTGACTTCCTGGCTAAAATCGGTGATCAGCGTTGGATTTCACTTTACCCGAATGGTACTGAAGCCTGGACAGAATGGCGTCGTACGGGTTATCCCGACCTAAAACCAACGCCATATGCTGTCAATGAAAGCAAGCAGATTCCGCGTCGATATGGCTATCCCAATACTGAACCAACACTGAATACAACAGCCTATAATGAGGCAATAGGCAAGCTGACAAATGGTGATAAAACGAGTTCCCGCGTTTGGTGGGATAAGTAA
- a CDS encoding SusC/RagA family TonB-linked outer membrane protein: MRKHLIAQLMLCFFSLPLLAQDIAVSGKVTSTEDGSLLPGVNITVKGTSRGASTNASGEYELNAPAGSTLVFSFIGFISQEVKLGNQSIINVSLVSDAAQLQEVVVTALGIKRDAKSISFATQQVSAEQLTVTRQPDAANALAGKVAGLQVLSQAGSKLGSGAVVRIRGAASLVDKNPLYVIDGTPLTSDSDTPGSLDINSDDIENISVLKGPNATALYGQRGDAGVIVITTKKGLNRKGIGVDINSTTTFEQINIIPKYQNQYGGGGESDWRTFTWAAGNPAEWKALDGKRYHDYSDDASWGPKIDGGEYIPWYAWYPNNPYSFKTAAYTAQPNNVRDFYNTGRSFNNSISLKGGGAGYTLRMSYTNLDQTGILPSTSLKRNYITAASTFDLGQHLTAGVNLNFTTEHLLGNFGDGYGNYSGAGSFNQWFHRDLDMGIIKELQDFRTPTGNFASWNHTNPTATTNFTTAGFNKGNYWYNWYSYLNSINNTSNRDRLFGDVNLTYKLNDHFRVQGWMRRNQRNSNYENKTPTIIETSGGQTGQKATYTTGQITEREDNYEFLATYDNHFGEFDVNANVGGNIRDNMYTRVDLSTNGGLFVPDLFTIGNSLQAFTQTNNRFRKTVRSAYARASLGWRSLVYLEVTGRNDWSSALPANNNSYFYPSVGGSFVFSELTRGALPFLSFGKLRGSWAQVGSDLNPYQLALTYAVDQAKYNGVNSLMTTPNLLPNAGIIPSLSSAYEAGIDLRFLKSRLGLAVTYYHENKINEILNVDVTATSGFTQKVINAGRIERDGVEIQLDGKPVVGKNFNWDMTLNFAVNNSRIISLAPGVNSIQATSAIPFGQTTQSYTTNDAFNYAYVIHSTGVDNGGNNRWGQLRGNGIVYKNGQPVLNSDGTYQFATNQYFGSVLPTFTGGFVNTIRYKDISLAFSIDYQKGGKYFSLSNFWGTYSGLYAETAATNDKGKNVRDEVADGGGVHVKGVNENGEAVDTYVGAYDYYHQFGNNSIIDNSVFDASYVKLREVSVGYRLPIRANKFVQSINVSVVARNPWLIYATNRNIDPSELSQRFGENGQQPGTRSLGFNIRLGL, encoded by the coding sequence ATGAGAAAACATCTAATTGCACAGCTAATGCTGTGCTTTTTCAGCTTGCCGTTGCTAGCCCAGGACATAGCAGTCAGCGGTAAAGTCACATCGACAGAAGACGGCTCACTACTTCCTGGAGTAAACATTACTGTAAAAGGTACATCGCGGGGGGCAAGTACAAATGCCAGCGGTGAGTATGAGTTAAATGCACCAGCGGGCTCAACGCTGGTTTTTAGTTTCATAGGCTTCATCTCACAAGAAGTTAAACTTGGTAACCAATCAATTATTAATGTAAGTCTTGTATCCGATGCTGCGCAACTCCAGGAAGTTGTTGTAACGGCGCTTGGTATTAAACGGGATGCGAAATCAATATCGTTCGCTACGCAACAGGTCAGTGCTGAGCAGCTGACAGTAACCCGTCAACCCGATGCGGCTAATGCACTGGCCGGTAAAGTTGCTGGTTTGCAGGTGCTAAGCCAGGCCGGTTCAAAACTTGGTTCAGGGGCCGTTGTTCGTATTCGCGGAGCAGCTTCACTGGTCGATAAAAACCCACTCTACGTAATCGATGGCACCCCGCTAACAAGTGATAGCGATACCCCTGGTTCACTCGATATCAATTCAGATGACATCGAAAATATCTCTGTTTTGAAAGGGCCTAACGCAACGGCCCTGTATGGTCAGCGTGGCGATGCGGGCGTTATTGTGATTACGACAAAAAAAGGGCTGAACCGAAAAGGGATTGGAGTCGACATCAACAGTACAACGACTTTCGAGCAGATTAACATTATCCCTAAGTATCAGAACCAATACGGGGGCGGGGGTGAATCTGACTGGCGTACATTTACCTGGGCAGCAGGCAATCCGGCAGAATGGAAGGCGCTTGATGGGAAGCGGTACCACGATTATTCGGATGATGCGTCGTGGGGACCAAAAATCGACGGTGGTGAGTATATACCCTGGTATGCCTGGTACCCAAACAATCCGTATTCGTTTAAGACAGCCGCTTATACGGCGCAGCCAAACAACGTCCGCGATTTCTACAACACTGGCCGTTCGTTTAACAACAGCATTAGCCTGAAGGGCGGTGGGGCTGGTTATACGTTGCGTATGTCTTACACGAATCTAGACCAAACAGGTATTTTACCCAGTACGTCACTGAAGCGGAATTACATTACAGCGGCTAGTACCTTTGATCTGGGGCAACACCTGACAGCAGGGGTTAACCTGAACTTCACGACAGAGCACTTACTGGGTAATTTCGGCGATGGATATGGTAACTATTCAGGAGCGGGATCATTCAACCAGTGGTTTCACCGGGACCTTGATATGGGCATTATCAAGGAATTGCAGGATTTTAGAACACCAACAGGAAACTTTGCCAGCTGGAACCATACGAACCCAACTGCTACAACTAACTTCACAACGGCAGGTTTTAACAAGGGGAATTACTGGTACAACTGGTATTCTTATCTGAATAGTATTAACAATACGAGCAACCGCGACCGACTGTTTGGCGACGTGAACCTGACATATAAACTGAACGACCATTTTCGAGTACAAGGCTGGATGCGCCGGAATCAGCGCAACTCGAATTACGAGAATAAAACGCCAACGATTATTGAAACCAGTGGTGGTCAGACAGGGCAGAAGGCGACCTATACAACAGGTCAGATCACAGAGCGCGAAGATAACTACGAGTTCCTGGCGACCTACGATAATCACTTTGGCGAGTTTGATGTGAATGCCAACGTCGGTGGCAACATTCGCGACAATATGTACACGCGTGTCGATCTGTCTACGAATGGTGGCTTATTTGTGCCGGATTTGTTCACGATCGGTAACTCCCTGCAGGCATTTACGCAGACAAATAACCGATTCCGCAAAACCGTTCGAAGTGCTTATGCACGGGCTTCGTTGGGATGGCGTAGTCTGGTATATCTAGAAGTAACAGGACGTAATGACTGGAGCTCGGCATTACCGGCCAATAACAACTCCTACTTCTATCCATCGGTAGGTGGCAGCTTCGTTTTCTCCGAGTTGACCCGAGGAGCGCTTCCATTCCTGTCGTTTGGTAAACTACGTGGTAGCTGGGCACAGGTCGGATCGGACCTGAATCCCTATCAGCTGGCATTGACGTATGCTGTCGATCAGGCCAAATATAATGGCGTTAATAGCCTGATGACGACGCCTAACTTATTGCCTAATGCTGGAATTATCCCGTCTTTGTCGTCGGCTTACGAAGCGGGGATTGACTTACGCTTCCTAAAAAGCCGTCTGGGTTTAGCTGTTACATACTACCACGAGAATAAGATCAATGAGATTCTGAATGTTGATGTAACTGCTACCAGTGGATTCACCCAAAAAGTAATCAATGCCGGACGGATCGAGCGGGATGGGGTTGAAATTCAACTGGATGGTAAACCCGTTGTTGGTAAAAACTTCAACTGGGATATGACCCTGAACTTTGCCGTAAACAATTCGCGCATTATTAGTCTGGCACCTGGTGTAAATTCCATTCAGGCAACATCGGCAATACCGTTCGGTCAGACGACTCAGTCCTACACCACCAACGATGCGTTTAATTATGCCTATGTTATTCACTCAACGGGCGTCGATAACGGCGGAAACAACCGTTGGGGGCAACTTCGTGGCAATGGCATTGTTTACAAAAATGGTCAGCCTGTGCTGAATTCTGATGGCACATACCAGTTCGCGACAAACCAGTACTTTGGCTCTGTACTGCCAACGTTTACAGGTGGTTTTGTGAATACAATACGGTATAAAGACATTTCGCTTGCTTTCAGTATCGATTACCAGAAAGGTGGTAAATACTTCTCACTGTCGAACTTCTGGGGAACCTATTCCGGGCTTTATGCCGAAACCGCTGCGACAAATGACAAAGGCAAAAATGTTCGTGATGAGGTAGCCGATGGCGGTGGTGTACATGTAAAAGGCGTTAACGAAAATGGCGAAGCCGTTGATACGTATGTTGGAGCCTATGACTATTACCACCAGTTTGGGAATAACTCAATCATCGACAATTCGGTGTTCGATGCGTCGTATGTAAAACTGCGTGAAGTAAGCGTGGGTTATCGGTTACCAATCAGAGCAAACAAATTTGTTCAGAGCATCAACGTCTCTGTAGTAGCTCGTAACCCCTGGTTAATCTATGCAACCAATCGCAACATAGATCCCTCAGAATTGTCGCAGCGTTTTGGTGAGAATGGCCAGCAGCCTGGCACGCGCTCACTTGGTTTCAACATTCGGTTAGGTCTCTAA